A window of Vigna radiata var. radiata cultivar VC1973A unplaced genomic scaffold, Vradiata_ver6 scaffold_2185, whole genome shotgun sequence genomic DNA:
ATTCCCGGTAAGCTCTTTCCCCTATGAAGCCTCTCCTGATTTGGGAAGGCTAATGTTACAGTCCACTCCTGCACATTCCTTCTCCTTTCCACCACATTTTCCAACCTCACAGGAAACTTCTGTTTCCACATATAGTAGCTGCATCCGTTTTCAGACTTACCATTTTCCTCAGCAGAGAGATGCAGTGTGTATGATTCTGCATTCATGTTTTTCCTGGTGCAAAAGTTAATCTCGCTTGAAACTGACACAGCATTCTCGATATTCAGCTTTGGGTCCTCATTATCTTCCCTTACAGAGAGGTGTCTGATTTTTGACAGGAACAACATAACTTCAGGATCAATACTAGAGAGCTGCTGCTTCACAGGATTTACCTTGTCTGGCTTTAGAGGTAAGATAAGTGTTGTAGTTGGAAGAGAACCAGCAGCACCACCATATATCTTCTTTATGTCATCAATGGTTGGTTTTTCTTCAACCCATTCAGGAACTATATACCCAATGTCACAGTCTGGACAAGGTTTCTCACTGAAACGTATCCGATATCCATTGCTAAATATATAAGGATGAACTGTTAGCAGAAATACACTCTTG
This region includes:
- the LOC111240708 gene encoding uncharacterized protein LOC111240708, which gives rise to TLLIFNNEKGFSPENIESICSVGKSTKKDNRSSGYIGEKGIGFKSVFLLTVHPYIFSNGYRIRFSEKPCPDCDIGYIVPEWVEEKPTIDDIKKIYGGAAGSLPTTTLILPLKPDKVNPVKQQLSSIDPEVMLEDNEDPKLNIENAVSVSSEINFCTRKNMNAESYTLHLSAEENGKSENGCSYYMWKQKFPVRLENVVERRRNVQEWTVTLAFPNQERLHRGKSLPGIYAFLPTEM